From a single Campylobacter concisus genomic region:
- the murI gene encoding glutamate racemase, whose protein sequence is MKIGIFDSGLGGLSVLNEALSKLSEHEFLYYADVKNVPYGQKSRDEILKFSFDAVKFLIENGANAVVVACNTATSVAIKELRANLNVPIIGMEPAVKKAHDLSHNDALKTLVIATPVTVNGAKLKELIANLHAKDKTELLALPRLVNFAENGEFDTENVKSYLKEELAKFDLSKFSFLVLGCTHFNYFKDSLREILPPNISIIDGNEGTINRLISELGIKISTLNKAPKVRFFYSGDEVFSKFELDKISRNLARLEKMRAIC, encoded by the coding sequence ATGAAGATAGGTATATTTGACTCAGGACTTGGCGGACTGAGTGTCTTAAATGAAGCTTTAAGCAAGCTTAGCGAGCATGAATTTTTATATTACGCAGACGTTAAAAATGTCCCATACGGACAAAAGAGCAGGGATGAGATCTTAAAATTTAGCTTTGATGCGGTGAAATTTCTCATAGAAAATGGCGCAAACGCCGTTGTAGTAGCTTGTAATACGGCAACAAGCGTGGCGATAAAAGAGCTTAGAGCAAATTTAAATGTACCCATAATCGGCATGGAGCCAGCTGTAAAAAAAGCTCATGACTTAAGCCATAATGATGCCTTAAAGACGCTTGTCATAGCCACTCCGGTCACCGTAAATGGTGCAAAACTAAAAGAGCTGATCGCAAATTTACACGCAAAAGATAAAACTGAGCTGCTCGCTCTACCACGCCTTGTAAATTTTGCTGAAAATGGGGAATTTGACACCGAGAATGTAAAATCATATCTAAAAGAAGAGTTAGCTAAATTTGATCTAAGCAAATTTAGCTTTTTGGTGCTTGGCTGCACGCACTTTAACTATTTTAAAGATAGTCTAAGAGAAATTTTGCCGCCAAATATAAGCATAATTGATGGCAACGAAGGGACAATAAACCGCCTTATAAGTGAGCTTGGAATAAAAATTTCTACTTTAAATAAAGCCCCAAAAGTTAGATTCTTCTATTCTGGTGATGAAGTATTCAGTAAATTTGAGCTAGATAAAATTTCAAGGAATTTAGCTAGATTAGAGAAGATGAGGGCGATTTGTTAG
- a CDS encoding DedA family protein, giving the protein MLHDVIDFIVASVSSWGYAGIFVMMFLESSFFPFPSEVAMIPAGYLAHKGEMSLILAFLAGTLGSLLGAIFNYYLCYFFGREIVLKYGKFVGITHEKMDKFEAFFNKHGEISTFNSRLIPGIRQYISLPAGLAKMNIFRFCLFTTLGAGIWCAVLLGVGYFLGSNPSKQTLLIITIALLAVVAVISVVYIIRQRKA; this is encoded by the coding sequence ATGCTGCATGATGTTATTGATTTTATAGTTGCGAGCGTAAGTAGCTGGGGTTATGCTGGCATATTTGTGATGATGTTTTTAGAAAGCTCATTTTTTCCATTTCCAAGCGAGGTAGCGATGATACCAGCTGGTTATTTGGCACATAAAGGTGAAATGAGTTTAATTTTGGCCTTTCTTGCAGGTACGCTCGGTAGCTTACTTGGAGCTATTTTTAACTATTATCTTTGCTACTTTTTTGGACGTGAGATCGTTTTAAAATACGGCAAATTTGTGGGAATTACTCACGAAAAAATGGATAAATTTGAAGCATTTTTCAATAAACACGGCGAAATTTCTACATTTAACTCACGTCTGATTCCTGGCATTCGCCAATACATCAGCCTACCAGCCGGACTTGCTAAGATGAATATATTTAGATTTTGTCTATTTACCACACTTGGAGCTGGGATTTGGTGTGCTGTTTTGCTTGGAGTTGGCTATTTTCTAGGTTCAAATCCTAGCAAACAAACACTTTTAATAATCACGATCGCTCTTTTGGCTGTTGTTGCAGTAATAAGTGTGGTTTATATAATAAGGCAAAGAAAAGCCTAA